A portion of the Glycine max cultivar Williams 82 chromosome 10, Glycine_max_v4.0, whole genome shotgun sequence genome contains these proteins:
- the LOC100809281 gene encoding late embryogenesis abundant protein D-34 yields MSQEQLKKPQGEQDPIKYGDVFKVSDELAFKPIAPRDAALMQATENQALGQTQKGGPASVMQSAATENLRAGVVGRQDISDVARNEGVSVTETKVGCHRVITEFVGRHVVGQFVEPDVPMNTPGTALERDAITIGEALEASAIAGASDKPVDESDAAAIQAAEMRATGKNETEPGGLGARAQSAATRNTRTVSHSHKTTLSDVLTDAKEKLPADKAVTREDAEGVIGAELRNKLDMRTTPGGVAASMAAAATLNQNRQVTDA; encoded by the exons ATGAGCCAGGAACAGCTCAAGAAACCTCAAGGGGAGCAGGACCCCATCAAATACGGCGACGTTTTCAAAGTCTCCGACGAACTCGCTTTCAAACCCATCGCGCCAAGAGACGCAGCTCTCATGCAAGCCACGGAGAACCAAGCATTGGGCCAAACTCAAAAAGGAGGTCCCGCCTCGGTGATGCAATCCGCCGCAACCGAAAACCTCCGCGCCGGCGTCGTGGGCCGCCAAGACATCTCCGACGTGGCGAGGAACGAAGGCGTGAGCGTGACCGAAACCAAAGTGGGCTGCCACCGCGTCATCACGGAGTTCGTGGGAAGACACGTGGTGGGGCAGTTCGTGGAGCCCGACGTCCCCATGAACACCCCAGGCACCGCGCTGGAGCGTGACGCCATAACCATCGGCGAGGCTCTCGAGGCATCGGCGATAGCCGGAGCAAGCGACAAGCCGGTGGATGAAAGCGACGCCGCCGCGATACAAGCTGCGGAGATGAGAGCGACAGGAAAGAACGAGACAGAGCCTGGCGGGCTGGGCGCCAGGGCCCAGTCAGCAGCCACGCGGAATACTCGTACTGTGTCCCACTCTCACAAGACAACCTTGTCTGATGTCTTAAcg GATGCGAAGGAGAAGCTACCAGCGGATAAGGCGGTGACGCGAGAAGATGCGGAGGGAGTGATTGGAGCTGAGCTTAGGAACAAATTGGACATGAGAACCACCCCTGGTGGGGTCGCTGCATCCATGGCTGCAGCAGCCACACTTAATCAAAACA GACAAGTGACTGATGCGTGA